A window of the Candida orthopsilosis Co 90-125, chromosome 1 draft sequence genome harbors these coding sequences:
- a CDS encoding Mrpl10 mitochondrial large subunit ribosomal protein: MFIGSPFIGRLVSYANQVRTSTRSVGYLGYLAPNEGSTSGYKRLGRGPSSNKGKTSGRGQKGQKARGKVPIWMEGGQTPYFKQMPMVGFRNAHNAKQYHEVNLSKIQDFWNTGRIPLKEGDTLTIKVMKDCGIITGSLKDGVKILGKSTTGYNVPLNIEASKATDQAIEKIESANMSFTARYFSKLGLRAFVNPNYFLLRKGYVPLQARPTSQKDISYYSDPEKRGYLYKDRSILLDHLDKAREEMKTAKPKKKLSKFKSLSEQLKEASSVKFHSTGKLVSIKDLA, translated from the coding sequence ATGTTCATTGGTTCTCCCTTTATTGGCAGGCTAGTTTCATACGCCAATCAAGTAAGAACATCCACGCGAAGTGTTGGATACTTGGGTTACTTGGCTCCAAATGAGGGATCTACACTGGGATACAAACGTTTAGGACGCGGGCCTTCTTCTAACAAAGGTAAAACTTCAGGACGAGGACAGAAAGGTCAAAAAGCAAGAGGAAAGGTGCCTATATGGATGGAAGGTGGTCAAACTCCGTACTTCAAACAAATGCCCATGGTGGGTTTCAGAAATGCACACAATGCCAAACAATATCACGAAGTCAACTTGAGCAAGATCCAGGATTTTTGGAATACTGGAAGGATACCATTAAAAGAGGGTGATACACTTACCATCAAAGTAATGAAAGACTGTGGCATCATTACTGGAAGTTTGAAAGATGGTGTGAAAATTTTGGGTAAAAGCACAACCGGTTACAATGTACCACTAAATATAGAAGCTTCAAAAGCAACTGATCAGGCAATagagaaaattgaaagcGCTAACATGTCCTTTACCGCTAggtatttttcaaaattgggtTTGAGAGCATTTGTCAATCCAAACTATTTCTTATTGAGGAAGGGCTACGTTCCTTTACAAGCAAGACCAACAAGTCAGAAGGATATCTCGTATTATTCAGATCCTGAAAAGAGAGGATATTTGTACAAGGACCGCTCAATACTTTTAGATCACTTGGATAAAGCTCGTGAAGAGATGAAAAcagcaaaaccaaaaaagaaattgtctAAATTTAAATCTTTACTGGAACAACTCAAAGAAGCATCATCAGTAAAATTCCATTCCACAGGTAAGCTTGTTAGTATAAAGGATTTGGCTTGA
- a CDS encoding Cyt1 cytochrome c1 has translation MFKTAFKTVNQPLVQKFIAGSVGVTGLTASYLLYQDSMTANAMTAAEHGLHPPAYNWPHNGMFETFDHASIRRGFQVYREVCAACHSLERIAWRNLVGSSHTTSEAKAMAEENEYDDEPDDEGKPRKRPGKLADYIPGPYENEQAARVANQGALPPDLSLIVKARHGGCDYIFSLLTGYPEEPPAGVVLPAGSNYNPYFPGGAIAMGRVLFDDLVEYEDGTPASTSQMAKDVTTFLNWASEPEHDERKKWGLKAIIVVSSLYLLSIWVRRFKWTPIKNRKFRFDPPKK, from the coding sequence ATGTTTAAAACAGCATTCAAAACTGTAAACCAGCCATTGGTTCAGAAATTCATTGCCGGAAGTGTTGGTGTCACTGGGTTAACTGCATCATATTTATTATACCAAGATTCCATGACTGCCAATGCCATGACTGCTGCAGAACACGGTTTACACCCTCCAGCATACAACTGGCCTCACAATGGTATGTTTGAAACATTTGACCACGCATCCATTAGAAGAGGTTTCCAAGTCTACAGAGAAGTTTGTGCTGCATGCCACTCTTTGGAAAGAATTGCTTGGAGAAACTTAGTTGGAAGCTCACACACCACTTCCGAAGCTAAAGCCATGGCCGAGGAGAATGAGTATGACGATGAACCAGATGACGAAGGTAAGCCAAGAAAGAGACCAGGTAAGTTGGCTGATTATATCCCAGGACCTTATGAAAACGAACAAGCTGCTAGAGTTGCAAATCAAGGTGCTTTACCCCCAGATTTGTCATTGATTGTTAAGGCTAGACACGGTGGATGTGACTATATATTCTCATTGTTGACTGGTTACCCAGAAGAACCACCAGCAGGTGTTGTATTACCAGCAGGATCCAACTATAATCCATACTTCCCAGGTGGTGCCATTGCGATGGGTAGAGTTTTGTTTGACGACTTGGTTGAATATGAAGATGGTACACCAGCATCAACTTCACAGATGGCAAAGGATGTTACGACATTCTTGAACTGGGCTTCAGAACCAGAACACGatgaaagaaagaaatggGGTTTGAAAGCCATTATAGTTGTTTCTTCCTTGTATTTATTGTCAATCTGGGTCAGAAGATTTAAATGGACACCAATCAAGAACAGAAAATTCAGATTCGACCCACCAAAGAAGtaa
- a CDS encoding Aim29 protein (S. cerevisiae homolog AIM29 localizes to cytoplasm) — translation MAPLKSSTMSDSEPLTSNVRPATDALITIRIIKSFPYRNVKNLIIKDINLKSITPKVLFEQVLHQINTTGSLRPYRNIQYDSLKIYTKAHGSKSMNLVINFENDEEWVILKKGVPIEEKSLWDLGIQNETEISIFNWDGYVEYKKNPEEKW, via the coding sequence atggCACCATTGAAACTGAGCACAATGTCTGACAGTGAACCATTGACTTCGAATGTTCGTCCTGCCACCGATGCATTAATTACAATCCGTATTATAAAGTCATTTCCATACCGCAatgtcaaaaatttgataattaAAGATATTAATTTAAAGTCAATCACCCCCAAAGTCCTATTCGAACAAGTACTTCACCAAATAAACACCACTGGGAGCTTGAGACCTTACAGGAATATACAGTACGACTCTTTAAAGATATACACCAAAGCACATGGATCGAAGTCTATGAATTTGGTaataaattttgaaaatgatgaggAATGGgtaatattgaaaaaaggGGTTCCAATTGAGGAAAAGTCATTATGGGACTTGGgtattcaaaatgaaacgGAGATAAGCATTTTCAACTGGGATGGTTACGTTGAGTACAAGAAGAATCCCGAAGAGAAGTGGTGA
- a CDS encoding Cka2 catalytic subunit (alpha-subunit) of protein kinase CK2 gives MTTKQRVYSISKVYADVNSKKPSEYWDYENHKIGWGDIKNYEIVSKIGRGKYSEVFQGINVLNDEPCVIKVLKPVKLKKIYREVKILQNLTGGPNVVGLLDVVRDEQSKIPALIFEKVNNVDFRVLYPKFTIKDIQYYFTQLLIALDYSHSMGIIHRDVKPQNIMIDPMNKKLRLIDWGLAEFYHAGMDYNVRVASRYHKGPELLVNLQQYDYSLDLWSVGCMLGAIIFKKEPLFRGDSNNDQLVQIAKVLGTEELMSYVNKYGIKLSSDYDSILGNYPKKTWKSFINNENRYLISDEVLDLIDKLLQYDHQLRPTAKEAMNHPFFKLQS, from the coding sequence AtgacaacaaaacaaagagtCTATTCTATATCAAAGGTTTATGCCGATGTTAATAGTAAGAAGCCGTCAGAGTACTGGGATTATGAGAATCATAAGATAGGTTGGGGTGATATCAAGAATTATGAGATAGTGAGCAAGATTGGTAGGGGAAAATATTCAGAAGTATTTCAAGGAATCAATGTCTTGAATGATGAGCCATGTGTGATTAAAGTGTTGAAACCggtaaagttgaagaaaatatACCGAGAAGTTAagattttacaaaatttgaCAGGAGGGCCCAACGTAGTGGGACTTCTAGACGTGGTGCGTGATgaacaatcaaaaatacCTGCATTGATTTTCGAAAAGGTTAATAATGTCGACTTTAGAGTCTTGTATCCCAAGTTCACGATCAAGGATATACAGTATTATTTTACGCAACTTTTGATAGCCTTGGACTACTCGCATTCAATGGGTATAATACATAGAGACGTCAAGCCGCAAAACATTATGATAGATCCTATGAATAAGAAGTTAAGATTGATAGACTGGGGTTTAGCTGAATTTTATCATGCGGGTATGGACTACAATGTTCGAGTGGCATCGAGATACCACAAGGGACCAGagttgttggtgaatttACAACAATATGATTATTCGCTTGATCTATGGTCGGTTGGGTGTATGTTAGGGGCCATAATATTCAAGAAGGAGCCGTTGTTTAGAGGAGATTCGAATAACGACCAGTTGGTTCAGATTGCCAAGGTGTTAGGAACAGAAGAGTTGATGAGCTACGTGAACAAATATGGCATAAAACTTAGCCTGGACTACGATAGCATTCTAGGTAACTATCCAAAGAAGACATGGAAATCTTTTATAAATAATGAAAACAGGTACTTGATAAGTGATGAagtgttggatttgattgacAAGTTGTTACAATATGATCACCAATTGAGACCGACAGCAAAGGAAGCTATGAATCATCCATTTTTTAAGCTACAAAGCTGA
- a CDS encoding Gnt1 protein (S. cerevisiae homolog GNT1 has acetylglucosaminyltransferase activity, has role in N-linked glycosylation and localizes to Golgi medial cisterna) → MPDSNKTSSRKLKSFTQNWEFKIAIFVILYFVFSHYVLENTHIVKERGLRKHLKVIPEEVVSYYEKQPLENSEKLAYVQYATNYDYLNLAILNFAHLREGNTQVPNLVILYDEILQHHTSHKWNNLYQVANHYKITLKPVPLIKVNYNDDTPWAASFTKFHVFNQVEFDRVVYFDSDSMLVSPKVENGEITSTYSNIDELFKIPKELEFVLPQAYWLNNVVEGKSPLKYKKKLDIPDAKRYGLRMRKLVNDISETKDWRLLPSLIFEAHKFDNPDNFFANHVMVVTPSKTTFDRIMEYVHNPFTWSLTNRKNLRKKSEYDMEILNKYLDNELQKGTTNVGILPHRVYGVLTGEFREPWHERFVVEPQYLPFIKKRSNRGWDAMETLQRVKLIHFSDSPIPKPWEVEEDDDEYEHPYNAKLIYCKTGNMTEYRAKYSHFKPRLVDDCDSVEIWNWLRKEFNREKEGVWYSE, encoded by the coding sequence ATGCCTGATTCAAATAAAACGTCTAGCAGAAAATTGAAGAGCTTTACGCAAAATTGGGAATTTAAAATTGCAATATTCGTCATCCtttattttgtgttttCACATTATGTCTTGGAGAACACACATATTGTTAAGGAAAGGGGTTTACGCAAACATTTGAAAGTGATTCCTGAAGAGGTTGTTTCCTATTATGAGAAACAGCCATTGGAAAATTCTGAAAAATTGGCATATGTACAGTATGCTACGAATTATGATTACCTCAATTTGGcgatattgaattttgcTCATCTTCGAGAGGGCAATACCCAGGTTCCCAACTTGGTGATTTTATACGACGAAATACTACAGCATCACACTTCTCACAAGTGGAATAACTTGTACCAGGTGGCAAATCACTACAAGATTACCTTGAAACCAGTTCCTTTGATCAAGGTCAACTATAACGACGATACCCCGTGGGCCGCAtcttttacaaaatttcatgttttcaatcaagtGGAGTTTGATAGAGTTGTTTACTTTGATTCAGACTCAATGTTAGTGAGTCCAAAGGTCGAAAATGGTGAGATAACTAGTACgtattcaaatattgatgagTTATTCAAAATACCAAAAGAACTTGAGTTTGTCTTACCACAAGCATATTGGTTAAATAATGTAGTTGAAGGAAAATCACCGTTGAAATATAAGAAAAAGTTGGACATTCCCGATGCAAAGAGATATGGATTGAGGATGAGAAAGTTGGTGAATGATATCTCTGAAACCAAGGATTGGAGATTGTTACCCCTGTTGATATTTGAGGCAcacaaatttgataatcCTGATAACTTTTTTGCCAACCACGTCATGGTAGTTACCCCTTCCAAAACCACCTTTGACCGTATAATGGAATACGTACATAACCCCTTCACCTGGTCATTAACTAACAGGAAAAACTTGCGCAAGAAATCAGAATACGATatggaaattttgaacaagtatTTGGACAATGAACTACAAAAAGGTACCACTAATGTAGGTATCCTACCACATCGAGTTTACGGTGTACTAACCGGAGAATTCCGCGAGCCATGGCATGAAAGATTTGTGGTTGAACCTCAGTACTTGCCTTTTATCAAGAAACGTTCCAATCGAGGATGGGACGCAATGGAAACTTTACAAAGAGTGAAACTAATTCATTTTTCCGATAGTCCAATACCTAAGCCATGGGAAGTGGAGgaagatgacgatgaatATGAGCATCCATATAATgctaaattgatttattgcAAGACAGGAAACATGACAGAGTATCGTGCCAAATACTCTCATTTTAAACCTCGCcttgttgatgattgtgacagtgttgaaatttggaattggttgCGAAAGGAATTCAATAGAGAGAAAGAGGGTGTATGGTATAGTGAGTGA
- a CDS encoding Rho3 GTPase, whose translation MPLCASSPKTIQRKIVILGDGACGKTSLLNVFTRGYFPQVYEPTVFENYVHDIFIDGQSVQLSLWDTAGQEEFDRLRSLSYSDTHCIMLCFSVDSPDSLENVQSKWVGEIADHCEGVKLVLVALKCDLRNDEDVENQNQQLTQDNPYSSQKRLISYDQGLAVAKRINASRYLECSAKKNRGVNEAFSEAARVALNAKPKGANDDVQDKKGCIVM comes from the exons ATGCCGCTCTGTGCAAGTTCACCCAAAACGA ttcaaagaaaaattgtcattttAGGTGATGGTGCATGTGGTAAGACTTCACTATTAAATGTTTTTACAAGGGGATACTTTCCACAGGTTTATGAGCCTactgtttttgaaaattatgtTCATGACATATTCATTGACGGACAATCAGTTCAATTATCATTATGGGATACAGCAGGacaagaagaatttgatCGATTACGTTCCCTCTCCTACTCGGATACACATTGTATAATGTTGTGCTTTTCGGTCGACTCACCCGATTCACTCGAAAATGTACAGTCAAAATGGGTTGGAGAAATTGCAGATCATTGTGAAGGAGTCAAACTTGTTTTGGTCGCATTAAAGTGTGATTTAagaaatgatgaagatgtcgagaaccaaaatcaacaactcaCTCAAGATAATCCTTACTCTTCACAAAAAAGGCTTATCAGTTATGACCAAGGATTAGCAGTAGCGAAAAGGATAAACGCATCTAGGTACTTGGAATGTTCTGCCAAGAAAAATAGAGGTGTGAATGAAGCATTTTCAGAGGCTGCTAGGGTCGCATTAAACGCCAAGCCAAAGGGAGCTAACGACGATGTACAAGATAAAAAAGGTTGTATAGTAATGTGA
- a CDS encoding Shq1 protein (S. cerevisiae homolog SHQ1 has unfolded protein binding, has role in box H/ACA snoRNP assembly and localizes to nucleoplasm), with protein MLTPYFTINQDDVFIYIDVKISHIRFSAPNIEMTVDNDLFRFSLPPYYLRLRFPYPCIDDERSHAEFDSKSECVKIKIPKEKKGQFFPDLDLTAKLLARTNENKVDDQKEKKPLIEELDVDNQVRNDQAEKDLQEGEDFNWEIKQEVPSNPTLEPHGNDESLKISSSVKYGFNNQYDGIIGVSVSNGNDINGLGDPEATPENDRIIERLIKENIQFDPEIYAADYMMEKHPTSDDDKNFKQLIEWTNPTVQKFLKWYKSQQLLSENDRVAVMPIEFSKEEQEKMMQLPRKSYLLDDRYKLEVLITIVCLLFAYNLDIRENEGEHNVESAWTIGKITPQFSFLDSKLTVDGSDNLLRSAVITCVRRALTYPLHRSFALCEKVWSDVYYILRGGKRLVLQLLLDLKELFRFHDIYYVYDKIWLEDLCAYLISDNVTEGQLRKLAHDLKITNNSVSKSDITFEKADEDVEMSDNGPEEQDEMVALSLDDIEKMAEAVYDSV; from the coding sequence ATGCTTACTCCTTATTTCACCATCAATCAGGATGACGTGTTCATATATATTGACGTGAAAATCTCACACATCAGATTCAGCGCaccaaatattgaaatgaCTGTTGACAATGACTTGTTCAGGTTTTCACTCCCTCCTTATTACTTACGGTTACGATTTCCTTATCCGTGTATCGATGATGAAAGATCACATGCTGAATTCGATTCCAAATCGGAGTGTGTTAAGATAAAAATACCCAAGGAGAAGAAAGGTCAATTCTTTCCCGATTTAGATTTGACAGCAAAGTTACTTGCTAGGACAAATGAGAATAAAGTTGACGatcaaaaggaaaagaagcccttgattgaagaattggacGTTGATAACCAAGTGCGCAATGACCAAGCTGAGAAGGATTTGCAAGAAGGTGAGGATTTTAACTGGGAGATTAAACAAGAAGTTCCTTCCAATCCCACATTGGAACCACATGGCAATGACGAGAGCCTAAAAATATCTTCAAGTGTCAAATATGGCTTCAACAATCAGTACGATGGAATTATTGGTGTAAGTGTGTCCAATGGTAATGATATCAACGGATTAGGTGATCCTGAAGCCACTCCAGAGAATGATCGAATCATCGAAAGATTAATCAAGGAgaatattcaatttgatcctGAAATATATGCAGCCGATTACATGATGGAAAAACACCCAACTtccgatgatgataaaaacttcaagcaattgattgaatggACAAACCCCACCgttcaaaaatttcttaAATGGTACAAGTCgcaacaattgttgagtgAAAATGACCGAGTTGCAGTTATGCCAATCGAGTTTTccaaagaagaacaagagaAAATGATGCAGCTACCGAGAAAATCCTACTTGCTAGATGATCGGTATAAGCTTGAAGTACTAATAACCATAGTATGTCTTTTATTCGCTTACAATCTTGACATTAGAGAGAATGAAGGTGAGCACAATGTTGAAAGTGCTTGGACAATTGGTAAGATAACTCCCCAATTCTCCTTTTTGGACTCGAAACTAACTGTTGATGGTTCAGATAACTTGTTGAGATCGGCAGTTATAACGTGTGTTCGTAGAGCACTAACGTACCCACTTCATCGAAGCTTTGCATTATGTGAAAAAGTATGGAGTGATGTGTACTACATCTTACGTGGAGGAAAGAGACTCGTACTTCAATTATTAttagatttgaaagagCTATTTAGATTCCATGACATTTACTATGTTTACGACAAGATTTGGTTGGAGGATTTATGTGCTTACTTAATCAGTGATAATGTTACTGAAGGGCAACTTAGAAAGCTTGCCCATGATTTAAAAATAACTAACAACTCTGTGAGCAAATCTGACattacttttgaaaaagcagATGAAGACGTGGAAATGAGTGATAATGGCCCCGAGGAACAAGACGAAATGGTGGCTCTTTCATtggatgatattgaaaagatgGCAGAAGCTGTATACGATAGCGTGTAg
- a CDS encoding Itr1 nositol transporter (required for uptake of exogenous inositol): MKKDTQINVDGGRITRVVSSELNSSHSSVISTNSSKDLLPTIGASSEYESESVQVSESETRPSKIVILLTLVSSISGFMFGYDTGYISSALVQIGTDLSNKILTSGEKEFITSATSLGALLGAILGGILANLIGRKRVLLGSNVIFVVGTIVQLAAKTVWTMIVGRFILGWGVGIASLIAPLMLSELAPSKYRGRLIVTNVMFITGGQLVAYFINWGLTRVAHGWRVSVGLCMVPAVLQSCLFFFLPDTPRYYVMNGDIAKAKQVLRKIHNDPSDAFVDASIEDMIQSDSTVPGKNPLQKAWESIKIIHTTPGNFRALILACGLQGIQQFTGFNSLMYFSTTIFETIGFENSTAVSIIISATNFVFTGVALCIIDKVGRRRILLIGMPCMCAALVVCAIAFHFLDVDFSSGVVIHTRGISGWGIVVIIGMILYVASYAIGIGNAAWVGVELFSDVNVRSIGGMYAACTNWAGSLVIASTFLTMLEKITPTGTFSFFAGLCVIAFFFVYFLLPDTAGLELEETTNFLTKGFNVKQSVALSKARKKQSKYTTGSV, translated from the coding sequence ATGAAGAAAGATACACAAATTAATGTTGATGGTGGCAGAATAACGCGAGTTGTCAGTTCAGAACTTAACAGTCTGCATTCGTCTGTAATCTCGACAAACTCGTCGAAGGATTTACTACCTACTATTGGGGCAAGCTCAGAATACGAGAGTGAATCTGTTCAAGTTTCGGAGTCAGAGACTCGTCCTTCAAAAATCGTCATTCTTTTAACATTGGTGTCTTCGATATCTGGTTTCATGTTCGGTTATGACACCGGTTACATATCGTCTGCCTTGGTACAAATAGGAACTGACTTGTCGAATAAGATCTTGACATCTGGAGAAAAGGAATTTATCACATCTGCCACATCACTTGGAGCTTTGCTAGGAGCTATATTAGGTGGTATTTTGGCCAATTTGattggaagaaaaagagtttTACTAGGTTCGAATGTCATTTTCGTAGTGGGaacaattgttcaattagCCGCCAAAACGGTGTGGACAATGATTGTAGGTCGATTCATCTTGGGATGGGGCGTGGGCATTGCATCATTGATTGCACCTCTCATGTTGTCGGAACTTGCACCATCAAAGTATCGTGGTCGTTTAATTGTCACAAATGTAATGTTCATCACAGGTGGTCAATTGGTTGCCTATTTCATTAACTGGGGTTTGACCAGAGTAGCACATGGTTGGAGGGTTTCTGTTGGGTTATGTATGGTACCAGCAGTTTTACAATCATgcttgtttttctttttacccGATACCCCTAGATATTACGTGATGAACGGTGACATTGCCAAAGCGAAACAAGTTTTGAGAAAAATACACAATGACCCTTCTGATGCATTTGTTGACGCCTCTATAGAGGACATGATCCAATCTGATTCTACAGTGCCAGGTAAGAACCCTCTTCAAAAAGCATGGGAGTCGATTAAAATCATCCACACTACACCAGGAAACTTTAGAGCATTGATTCTTGCTTGTGGTCTTCAAGGTATCCAACAATTTACTGGTTTCAACTCGTTGATGTACTTTAGTACCACGatctttgaaacaattggatttgaaaactcAACTGCCGTATCCATTATTATATCAGCCACTAACTTTGTATTCACGGGCGTTGCTCTCTGCATCATCGACAAGGTTGGAAGAAGGCGAATTTTACTTATTGGAATGCCATGCATGTGTGCAGCCTTGGTTGTTTGTGCAATTGCGTTCCATTTTCTCGATGTTGACTTTTCTTCAGGAGTCGTAATACACACAAGAGGTATAAGTGGATGGGGAATTGTCGTGATCATTGGTATGATCTTGTATGTTGCATCATACGCAATCGGTATTGGTAATGCAGCTTGGGTCGGCGTGGAATTGTTTTCAGATGTCAATGTTAGATCCATTGGTGGAATGTATGCAGCTTGTACCAATTGGGCCGGGTCCTTGGTGATTGCTTCTACCTTTTTGACCATGTTAGAGAAGATAACACCAACGGGaactttttcattctttgCGGGGCTTTGTGTGATTGCATTCTTTTTCGTTTATTTCTTGCTTCCAGACACTGCTGGCttggaattggaagagACTACAAATTTCTTGACCAAGGGGTTCAATGTCAAACAATCTGTTGCTTTGTCAAAGGCCAGAAAGAAGCAATCCAAGTACACAACTGGAAGtgtttaa